CGTGTGTTTCACAGAGATCTCGAACTTTGCGGACGCGCTTTGCGTCAAATGAGGCTATGTCATTTGGTGGAACATCGGCTTGGAAGTCGATATATCCAAACCCATTTTCCGCTGCCCATTGGATCGAGGCTTCGATCGGTTTATTTTTTGGGGCATCAAACCCGAATCGGTGTTTCATATTGTTCCTCGTTAAGTTAGTAGGTGATTTTCCCACCATGCGACGTAATCCGCATCGCTTATATCGTGTGAGAGTCCGCGTTGTTCCATGTCTTGCTTGAACCTTTCCGCCATATTCTCGTCCCAATACGTGGTGACCTCTGAGGATTCGGGAATATCTCCCATATCGCCTGTTTCTACCATCCATGTGTCGAGCTGCGTTGCGAGTTCGTTTCGGAGAGTGTCATAATCTGGATCCGCGGCGAGGTTATTAATTTCAGAGGGATCCGCTTCCAGATCGTATAATTCTTCAGGCGGACGCGTCTGTTTCATGAAATGCTGCTGGGCGTCGGATAACTTACCCTTTGCTGATAACAACGGCATCAATGCCCAGAGTGGATACTGCTGCTTCTTGTAGCCGTTGAATTGCATATAGGGACGCTCAGGGTGATAATTGCGAATGAGTTTATAGCGGTGTGTCCGTATGCACCGGATTCTGTCATCCGTTCCATCACATCGATCTCTCGCTGCGAAGATTGCGTCGCGGGATGTTGCATCGGTTCCGAGGAAAACTTGCCCTTGCATGAAGTCAGGAATGTCAATCCCAACGAGGGATAGTGCTGTCGGCGCGAAATCAACGCCGCTGATGAGTTTATCATCAACAGTCCCAGGTTCAACGCCCCCAGGCAATCGAACAATGAGTGGGATATGGATACCGCCATCATAGAGGAACTGCTTACAACGGATATGCGCCCGCCCGTGATCACTCATGAAGAAGACGATCGTGTTGTCCGAGAGTCCTTCATCATCCAGCCGTTTGAGGATTTGTCCGACCTTCTTATCTAAAATTTGAATGCTCTCAAGGTAGAGTGCCCAATCCTTTCGGACAAGCGGATGGTCGGGATAGTAAGGGGGCAATTCGACAGCCTCCGGGGAGATAGGACGCTCTCGGTCAGGCTTGAAGACGCGGTGTGTATCAGGGATGTTAATCTGTGCGTAAAAGGGTTGCCCTTCAGGACGTTCGCGCCAGTCGATGCCATCAAAGGGGTGTTCGCGCTGAAAGTTGAAATCGGTTTTTCCGGGGCGGTCATAAGGGGGCCCTGGACTGTTGCAAGTAAAATAGCCTGCTTCCCGGAAGCAATCGGTGATTAGTTTCATATCCGCCTGCAAGGGTTTATCACGATTGCTGCGATGGTTGTGTGCGTCAAAGTGTGTCTGATAGGTTCCTGTCATCAGGGCGGAACGGCTTGGGGAACAGACTGGACATGTGACGAAAGCGTTCGTATAACGAACACCCTCGGACGCGAGCCGATCAACATTTGGTGTTGCCACGGCGGGGGTGCCGTAACAGCCGAGGTCCGGCGAGAGGTCTTCACCATAAATCCAGAGGACGTTCGGTTGTTCTGTAGACATAATGACTCCGTTGGTTTTCCTTTGCGTTGCTATGGCGTGCCGTTGGGATTGTCGACGACATACCGGTCCCGGAACAGGGTTCTCCGCAGCGGGGGCATTTCAGCGAGGAGTTTTGGAGGTGGCTTGTATACCTTCGCGAAACCGCTGTCAACAGGACTATACAGGTTAAAAACGGCGATCCTATCGTTTTCAGTATTCGTCCACTCCGTGGCACTGTGGGTGAGTGCTTCTGTGAAAAAGAGGAGTGAACCGCCCGGGCAGCCGTAAGTCGCCCAAATATCGGAATTAGGATTTTGGATATCAGCGGGTGCGGTGTAAACCGATTTGTGGCTACCGGTTACTAAAAGCGTGCCGCCCTGTCCTTTCTTTACTTCGTTCAATTCCCATACAATACGGGTGTGCGGGCTGTAGCCTTTGCCGGGGAAGGCGTTGTAGTAGTGAACATCACCGGGAAAACGGAGTAAACCGTTGCCGTTGTGGGGTCCAAAGTGCCCCATGCCGGGCGCGCGATAAAAAAGGCTCGCACTTTCAACAGCAAAACCGTAGCACTCTGGACTGGTTACAGCCGGATGCGCCGTGAATTCGTTGAGGAGTGAAACAACAAGCGGATGGTCGATGAGTTTCTGCAAGGGACCCCCGACGGGACTCCGCTCATGCTCTGGAATAGATTCCGGGTCGTGGTGTAGTCGGCAGCCGAAATCACGCATCTCCTTGAGTTCTGATCCGGTAAATACCTCTGGGACCAGAAACCAACCGTGCGTATCAAACGCATAACGTTGTTCAGGAGTCAACTCAGGAATCGCGAAACCGTCGGCGTTTCGGGTCGGAAATTCGCAGGTATCCGGTGGCAACAATGCACCGAGCCAAGGTTGCTGATTTTTGTCTGTCTGTTTTTCCATTTTTTAATTTTTCCTTGCGGTTCGGTTAGGGCGGTATAGGTATTAACGTTCCTTTAAACGTCGGGGGGATAAGCAGATGTCCGCTGATTAAAATCTCCATTCACGACGTTGCCGCCTGCATACGCCTCTCGGAAGAGTGTCTGTCGTTTGACGGGCATCGCTTCAATGAGCTGCGGATGCGGTAACCAATTCGACCAACGACTCGCCACCGTATTATACAAATTCGAGAGAGTGACCCGCTCAGCAGCACTGACGTGAACCTGCGTCTGCGTCATAGATTCCGTGAAAAGAAAGAGAGAACCGGGCGGGCATTCATACGTCTCCCACAACGGGGAATCTGGATTCTGCGAGGCTTCTGGTATCGGATATGCGGCTTTATGGCTCCCCGTAATAAACCGAATGCTGTTCGTGTGGGCAGTGACTTCGGTGAGTTCCCATACAGCACGTGTCAACCCACTCCAGCCGCGTCCCGGCACGCACCGATAGAGATGAGAATCCCCTGGTAAGCGAAACAATCCATTTCCTTTGTGAAGTCCTGACTGGATATCAGGAGGCGTTGCGATATTCCCTACGGATGCCGCTGTTTCTTCCAGTCGAAACCCGTAGCAATCCTCACTCGCTGCGGGTGGATATGCCAAGAATTCATTCAGAAACCCAACGACAACCGGATGATCAGCGAGTTTTTGAAGTGGACCCCCGAGGGCACACCGTTCCGGTTCTGGAATGCGTTCGGGTGCCTCGGACAGACGTTGGCAGAATTCACGCATTTCCACGATGTCGGTATCCGACAAAACACTCGGAACTAAGAGCCAGCCATTGCGGTCAAAATCGTATTTTTGCTTCTGGGTTGGAACAACGACGGGTACACCATCGGCGGTGGTTTGTGTTAGATCTTCGGGTTCGACCTCAACGGCACTGCCTAAGTTCTTGTTAACAATAAAAGGTTTTCTCGTTGCGAGTTCTTTGTAAGCCATCACGGTATTTCCTTTTAACATGCATCTGGAAGTGCATTTCACAGTCTCAAGATGCAGTTGTTAGGTTTTCTTATCTTGATTTGGATTTACTAACGGTTCTGTGTTTCCAACACGCGAAACATGTGGTGAGCATAACTCACCGTTGAGATAAATACAAACACTAACGCCAGACAAAGTCCGTAAAATTCAATATTCCTCGGTAAATATGGAATTATCGGACGGAGCAGATACAGCAGTATAACAACTGACAAAAAGAAACTGGTACATTTTCCCCACAGGTTAGAACGGGTGATCATCTTCGCCTTATATGCCAAGACTGCATTGCCGAGTACGATTAAGGTATCACGGACAACAATCACCAGAAATGCCCATACGGGAAACCTGGAATGGAATATAGCGAGGGCAAAGATTCCTGCGGAGAGCGCGAGCTTATCTGCCACCGGATCTAAGATATAACCGAGTTCAGTGTGCTGCTTCAAACGCCGGGCAAAGAACCCATCTAACAGATCCGTAATAACGGCGACTGCACCACAGGCAATAGCGACGACCCACTGGGCACGGTAAATAAAGTAAAAGATAAAAGGCACCGTGAGGAGCCGAGCAACCGATAAGAGATTGCTAACATAGAAGAAATCCCGGGATGTAATCTGGATCGACCGGGTTTCAGTAAATTGATGGATGGGAGTCTTTAGTGCCATTGTATTATAGCGTTGCA
This Candidatus Poribacteria bacterium DNA region includes the following protein-coding sequences:
- a CDS encoding sulfatase — translated: MSTEQPNVLWIYGEDLSPDLGCYGTPAVATPNVDRLASEGVRYTNAFVTCPVCSPSRSALMTGTYQTHFDAHNHRSNRDKPLQADMKLITDCFREAGYFTCNSPGPPYDRPGKTDFNFQREHPFDGIDWRERPEGQPFYAQINIPDTHRVFKPDRERPISPEAVELPPYYPDHPLVRKDWALYLESIQILDKKVGQILKRLDDEGLSDNTIVFFMSDHGRAHIRCKQFLYDGGIHIPLIVRLPGGVEPGTVDDKLISGVDFAPTALSLVGIDIPDFMQGQVFLGTDATSRDAIFAARDRCDGTDDRIRCIRTHRYKLIRNYHPERPYMQFNGYKKQQYPLWALMPLLSAKGKLSDAQQHFMKQTRPPEELYDLEADPSEINNLAADPDYDTLRNELATQLDTWMVETGDMGDIPESSEVTTYWDENMAERFKQDMEQRGLSHDISDADYVAWWENHLLT
- a CDS encoding phytanoyl-CoA dioxygenase family protein; its protein translation is MLKGNTVMAYKELATRKPFIVNKNLGSAVEVEPEDLTQTTADGVPVVVPTQKQKYDFDRNGWLLVPSVLSDTDIVEMREFCQRLSEAPERIPEPERCALGGPLQKLADHPVVVGFLNEFLAYPPAASEDCYGFRLEETAASVGNIATPPDIQSGLHKGNGLFRLPGDSHLYRCVPGRGWSGLTRAVWELTEVTAHTNSIRFITGSHKAAYPIPEASQNPDSPLWETYECPPGSLFLFTESMTQTQVHVSAAERVTLSNLYNTVASRWSNWLPHPQLIEAMPVKRQTLFREAYAGGNVVNGDFNQRTSAYPPDV
- a CDS encoding CDP-alcohol phosphatidyltransferase family protein, which codes for MALKTPIHQFTETRSIQITSRDFFYVSNLLSVARLLTVPFIFYFIYRAQWVVAIACGAVAVITDLLDGFFARRLKQHTELGYILDPVADKLALSAGIFALAIFHSRFPVWAFLVIVVRDTLIVLGNAVLAYKAKMITRSNLWGKCTSFFLSVVILLYLLRPIIPYLPRNIEFYGLCLALVFVFISTVSYAHHMFRVLETQNR